In the genome of Streptomyces sp. 846.5, the window GGTGCAGATCCAGGGCTACGCGCAGCTGCCGCTGACCGTCGCCGCCCAGGACGTCCAGCACAGCGGCTACCCCGACGCCTACGCCACGCACGAGACCGATGCCAAGACCCTCTCCGGGGCACTCACCGGACGCGTCCCCGCCGCGCTGAACTGCACGGTGAACAGCGTGGGTTCGGCGGTCACCGGACCGATCGGCCCGGACGGACTGCAGCAGGGCGGCCGGGCGGTCTCGGCGAAGCTGAAGAAGGAGTTCGGCAGCACGGTGACGCCCCGGGCGACGACCGCGGCCGGCTCCGCCGACGCGGCCGGGACTTCATCCTCGGCGGCGTCGTCCTCCGCCGCCGCGGACCCGCAGGGGCTGGGGCTGACCGTCCGCACCGGCAGCGGGACCGCGGGGACGGCCCGCGCCTGGGCGGTAGCGCAGTGGGCGGTGGCCAACTGCCAGGACCTGCACATCACCACCGTGTCCTACGGCGGCAAGGTGTGGCGCAGCTCCGACTCCACCAAGGGGTGGCAGGCGTCCGGCACCGCGTCCGCCTCCGGACCGGTGCAGATCACCGTGTCGGCGAAGGCCGCAACGGCCTCCCCGTCGAGTTAACGGCGACCCGCCGGGTTGACGCGCGGGGGTCTCGGACGGCCCAGCGCGCGGCCGTCCTATGAAGATTTTGTGTGCATCGGTTCCGCCCTGGCGCAGCCTCGGAGAAGCCTTTCTGCCGGAGCTTGAAGCCGGGGCAATCTGTCCAAATATGCACCGAAAAAGATAATGCGATGTTTAGGAACTCTTTGCTGGCGTCGACCGCAACCTTCTCGCTCCTCAAGCGGTAATCACCACGTCCGCCCGGCGGACTGGTTCAGTCCCCACCTCAACGAGGAGCACCATGTCTCTCCCCCTCTCGCGCCGGATCGTCACGGCCGCGTTCGTCGTCGCCGCCGGCGCCGTCCCCGCCCTGACCGCGGGTACCGCCTCCGCCGCGCCCGCGCTGCCCGGCGTCCCCGACCTGGGTGGGCTCAGCCAGCTCGACACGGGTGCCCTGGGTAGTGACGTCCAGTCCGCCAGCCACCAGGCCGGGCAGCTCACCGGCTCCAGCGCGAGCAGCGCCGTCGCCCAGTCCGTCCCCACCGTCGCGGACGCGGCGGGTAGCGCCACCGCCAAGGCCCTTCCCGAGGCCAACCGCATGCTCGGCACCTCCGCCGGCCAGCTGGCCCAGGTCGCGGGCTCGACCGCGGGCACCACCGGCTCGCTGGCCGGCGCCGCGTCCGGCGCGACCCGCGCCGTGCCGGTCGGCGCCGCCCACCAGGCCGTCCCGGCCGCCGGCACGGTCCCGTCCACCGCCTCGGACGTCGCCCCCGCCGCCAGCGGCCCGGTCGCGGCCAACATCACCCCGAGCGCGCCCAAGCCGGGCGGCCCGCTCTCCGCGCTGCCGCTGAGCAACCTGCCGGTCAACAGCCTGCCGCTGGGCGCCGCGCAGTCCACCGTCGGCCAGGTCGCCGGGGCGGCCGCGCCGGTCGCCGGCCAGCGTCTGGGCGGGCTGCCCGGTCTGGGCGACACCGCCGGTCTGGGCGGGCTCACCCAGACCCTGCCGCTGGGCAGCCTGCCGGTCGGCTGAGGTCGCGTCAGCACTCCGCATGCGCGAGGGCCCCGAAGCGACACGCTTCGGGGCCCTCGGCCGAACGGTGGGGTCAGCCGCCGAGGCGCTGGACCGCGGCGCGGACCCGCTCGTCGGTCGCGGTGAACGCCACCCGGACGAACCGCGCCCCCGCCTCTCCGTGCTCCAACCTCTCGGGGCGCGACGCCCCGGACCCCTGCGCGACCCCGCGAGCGGCATCGGCCCGTGCACGGGTTCCACTCGGTGTGCCGGAGTAGAACTCTCCCGGGGCAACGAGAATCCCCTGCTTGGCGAGATCCTGGACGGTGTCCCAGCAGGGCTCGTCGCGGGTCGCCCAGAGGTAGAGGCTGGCCTCGGAGTGCTCGATCCGGAAGCCGTTGGCTTCCAGCGCCCCGCGCAGCGCCTCGCGGCGGGCGGCGTAGCGGGCCCGCTGCTCCGTCACATGGGCGGTGTCGCCCAGCGCGGCGACCGTCGCCGCCTGCACCGGGGCCGGGACCATGAACCCGCTGTGCTTCCTGATCTCCAGCAGCTCGCCCAGCACGTCCGGGTCCCCGACCAGGAAGGCCGCCCGGTACCCGGCGAGGTTGGAGCGCTTGGACAGCGAGTGGACCGCCACCAGGCCCTGGTAGCTGCCGCCGCAGACGTCCGGGTGCAGCACCGACACCGGCTCCGCCTCCCAGCCCAGCTCCAGGTAGCACTCGTCGCTGACCAGCAGCACGCCGTGCTCCCTGGCCCAGGCCACGGTGCGGCGCAGCTCGTCGACGGTCAGCACCCGGCCGGTCGGGTTGGACGGGGAGTTGAGCCACAGCAGTTTGAGGCCGGCCGGGTCCAGCTCCCACGGGTCGTCGTAGACCACATGGTCCGCCCTGGCCAGCCGCGCGCCGACCTCGTAGGTCGGATAGGCCAGCCGCGGATAGGCCACCCGGTCACCCGGGCCCAGGCCCAGCTGCGTCGGCAGCGCGGCCACCAGCTCCTTGGAGCCGACCAGCGGCAGCACATGGCGGTGGGTCAGCCCGGCCGCGCCGAGCCGGCGCCCGCCCCAGCCGACCAGGGCGTCCCGCAGCGCGGGAGTGCCCCAGACGGTGGGATAGCCGGGGCTGTCGGCGGCCGCCGCCAGGGCGTCCTGGACCAGCTGCGGGACGGAGTCCACCGGCGTGCCGACGGACAGGTCAACGATGCCGTCCGGGTGGGCGGAGGCGGTGGCCTTGTACGGCTCCAGACGGTCCCAGGGGAACTCCGGGAGCAGGCCGGACACGCGCCGCGCCTCCCACCAGGAAGCGGTGGAAGGCGCGGTGGCGGTGCTCTTGTGCACGGCGTTCACTGGCCCCGCGTCACTGGTTCTGCGGCGGGAGGGCCGCGATGAACGGGTGGTCCTTCTCGATCAGGCCGAGCTTGGAGGCGCCACCGGGCGAACCGAGGTCGTCGAAGAAGTCGACGTTCGCCTTGTAGTAGTCCTTCCACTCGTCCGGGGTGTCGTCCTCGTAGAAGATCGCCTCGACGGGGCAGACGGGCTCACAGGCTCCGCAGTCCACGCACTCGTCGGGGTGGATGTACAAGGACCTCTTGCCCTCGTAGATGCAGTCGACGGGGCATTCTTCGATGCACGCCTTGTCCTTCACGTCGACACAAGGCTGCGCGATGACGTAGGTCACGCTGACGTTCCTCCTCGTAGGGGCTGGCATTCGCGCAGGGAAGCGCGGCGTCGTCGATGCCCGCACCTAGTATCGCCGTTTCAGGACGGCGGTTGCACCGGAGGTGGCGGGTATGGCGGACAACACTATCGGACATGGACGGCTGAAGATCCATATCACCCCCTCTGACCTGGGACGACGCATTTCGGCGCGGCGCATTTTGGGTCATACGGAGGGACGCCCGGTGTTCGGCGATGTGATCGGCGTGCTCACATCGTGGGACGGCGGGGTGCTGACGGTGCTGAACCGGGCCGGCGAGGCTGTCACGATCATGGAGGAGGCACTGGTCGCGGGCAAGGCGGTGCCGCCCGCGCAGGTCCGCAGGACGGCCCCGGCGCCGGAGGATCCCGGTCCGGTCGCGCTGCAGCGGATCGCGGCGCGCGGCTGGCCCCCGGTGGAGGCCGAGCCGCTGGGCGAGTGGGTGCTCAGGGCGTCCAGCGGCTTCACCCGCCGCGGCAACTCGGTGCAGACGCTGGGCGACCCCGGGATGCCCCTGGACGCCGCCCTCGACCTGGTCCAGGAGTGGTACGCACGGCGCGGTCTGGCCGCCCACGTCGAGGTGACCACCCCGGGCTCCCCCGAGGGCCTGGCAGAACTGCTCGCCGAACGGGGGGCGGCCGAGGCGGAGACCCTGGTCCGCACCGCGCCGCTGGCGGTCCTCGCCGGCCGCACCGCGGAGCCCTCGCAGGTACGGCTGTCCCGCCGGGCCGACGCGGCCTGGATGTCGCGCTACCGGCGGGTCGGCGGCGACCCGGCCCTGGAGCGTGCCGCCGCCCAGGTGATCCACGGGGGCCCCTCGGTCTGGTTCGCCACCCTGGACGTGCCGGGGCACGAGGGCCCGGCCGCGATCGGACGGTGCGTCATCGACGGGGAGTGGGCCGGGTTCGGGGCCATCGAGGTGGTTCCGGAGCTGCGCCGGCGCGGGCTGGCCTCCGAGCTGATGGCCGTACTGGCCAGCCGCGCCGCCGAGGAGGGCGCCCGCGGCGCGTACCTCCAGGTCGAGGCGGAGAACACCCGCGCCGCCGCCCTCTACGACAAGCTGGGCTTCACCACCTCCTACCGCTACCACTACGCCCGCCTGGAGCGCGTCGTCGCCTGATGCACGCTGATATCCGCGGCTCGGGCCGTGGGCCCAGGAAACCCGGGGCGCGGCGCCTGATATGCCCTCAGCTACACCGAGGCCGCATAGAATCCCCCGGGATGACCGAGGACAGCAGAGAGCGGTTCGCCGCCGAGGCGCGAGGCGAGACGCCGGATCTCGCTCTGCTGTGCCTGCTGATGGGCTTCGAGACGGATCTCGATCCCGCCGACGGCGGGATCGAGGCATGTCTGGCCCCTGCCCGGCGCGCGCTGGACCGGCTGGGCGCGCTGACCGCCACCGCGTTCCGCGCCGTGGACCAACCGTCGCCGGCCGAGACCGCGGCGCTGCTGGCCGGGGCGCTGGCCGGCTCTGCGGACCTGCGCGGCGGCCCCGGGGTCTACAAGCGGCTGGAGTCCTCGCTGCTGCACGAGGTGCTGCGGCGCGGGCGCGGGCTGCCGATCACCGTCTCGATCGTCTGGATCACCGTCGCCCGGATGCTCGACCTGCCCGTCTACGGCGTCGCCCTGCCGGGCCACTTCGTCGTCGGCATCGGCGACCCGGACGGCGAGTACGTGCTGGCGGACCCCTTCCACGGCGGCCGGGTGCTCACCCGCGAGGAGGCCGAGGAGATCGCCCAGGAGGGCGGCTACCCGCTGGACGAGGCGCTGCTGCGCCCGGCCGAGCCGCTGGACATAGTGCTGCGGGTGCTGGGCAACATCCGCGCCTGGGCGGCCGCGCGGCCCGAGCACGCCCGGACCCAGCTCTGGGCCACCGAGCTGTCGCTGCTGCTGCCCCGGCATCCGGCCCAGCTCCGCCTGGAGCGGGCGGAACTGCTGGTCAAGACGGGGTCGTTCCTGGCGGGGGCGGCGGAGATGGACTCCTATGCGGAGATCCTGGACGCCTTCGATCCGGAGTCGGCCAAGCGGGTCCGCCAGGAGGCGCGGGCTGCCCGCTACCGGCTGAACTGACCTACTCCCCCGAGCAGGCGTTCCTCAGGAAAGCGGCGCTTATGGCGATGGCCAGCGACGGCGCCTCCTGAGCCTGCACCAGGACATCAGCGTCCCTCCTCCAGAGCTGCCGCAAAGGCGCGCGCCGCGGCGAGGACGTGGGGGGAAGCTGTTCGGCGGGGGTTTCCGCACCGGCAAGGTCCCGCTCCATGAGCATGCGGACGTGGCCGGAGAGCATCATGCCCCGGTCGTGCGCGACGGCTTCGGCCTGCTCCGCCAGCGCGACGGGAATCCGGACCTTGAGCTTTCGGAGAGGTCGGAGCTCGCGGTGCGCGCGACGGCAGTGCCGCCGGTCCCGGACCCGGCATGACGGATGTCATGCCGGGTCCGGGGTTCCCGACGGGTCCTAGCGGGCCAGCGAGCGCTTCAGGAAGGCCACCTGGAGCAGCAGCAGGTTCTCCGCCACCTCCTCCTGCGGGGTCATATGGGTCACCCCGGACAGCGGCAGCAGTTCGTGCGGGCGCCCGGCGGCGAGCAGCGCCGAGGAGAGCCGCAGGGTGTGCGCGACCACCACGTTGTCGTCGGCGAGGCCGTGGATCAGCTGCAGCGGGCGGGTCAGCCTCGGGGCGTCGGCGGTCAGCGAGTTGGCCGCGTACACCTCGGGGCGCTCGGCGGGGTGGCCGAGGTAGCGCTCGGTGTAGTGGGTGTCGTAGAGCTCCCATTCGGTGACCGGGGCCCCGGCGACGGCGGCGTGGAAGACGTCGGGGCGGCGCAGCACGGCCAGCGCGGCCAGATAGCCGCCGTAGGACCAGCCGCGGATGCCGACCCTGGTGAGGTCCAGCGGATGCTCCACGGCAAGTGCCTGCAGGGCCTCCACCTGGTCGTCCAGGGTGGCGCCGGCGAAGTCGAAGGCGACGGCCTTCTCCCAGGCCGGGCTGCGCCCCGGGGTGCCGCGGCCGTCCGCGACCACCACCGCGAAGCCCTGGTCGGCGAACCACTGCGAGGTGAGGTGGGGGTTCTGCGCGGCGACCACCATCTGCCCGTGCGGTCCGCCGTAGGGGTTCATCAGGACCGGCAGCAGGCCGTCCCGCTCGCGGTCGTAGCCGGTCGGGAGCAGCACGGCGGCCGGGATGCGGCTCTTGCCGGCCAGCGTGAGCACCGGGCGCGCGGTGATCACCGGGGTGTCCGCACGGGACTCCACGGTGTGGACCGGGACGCCGTCACGGAGGATCCGGACCACCGTTCCCGGCCGGTCCAGCGCGGCGGACGCCAGCACGGTGACCGACTCGGCGCGGACCGCCGCGTGGTGGCCGGACTCGGCGCTGACCCGGATGGCGCCTCCTCCGGTTCCGGTGCCGACGGCGTACAGGTGCACCTCGCCGATCTCGGGGTCGGCGGCGGCCTCCCCGGCCGAGGCGGTGATCAGCACATCCTCCGAGCCGAGGTCGAGGACCGCCCGTACCTGCAGCTCAGGGCCGGTGAGCCGGGTGTCGCCGACGACCAGGGAGCGGGCCCCGCCCTGGTCCGAGATCCGGACCAGCCGTCCGTCCGGGGTCCAGGCCGGGACGCCGGGGAAGAGCTCCAGCCAGGCCTGGTCCTGCTCCTCCAGCAGCACCGTGGTCGCGCCGGTCTCCGGGTCGACGCCGAGGGTGAGCTGGCTGCGCTGGTCGCGGGCCTGGACCAGGAGCAGCGGCGGACCGCCGGCCGACCAGTGCACCCGGGCCAGGTAGGGGTGGGCCTCGCGGTCCCAGACGACCTCGGTCCGGCCGCCGTCCAGGCTCAGCACGGCCAGGGTGACCTCGGCATTGGGGCTGCCGGCCTTCGGGTAGGCGATCTCGCCCGCCGGGCGGTCCGGGTTGGCCGGGTCGGCGATCCACCAGCGCTGGACCGGGGTGGAGTCGACCCGGGCCACCAGCAGCCGGTCGCTGTCGGGCGACCACCAGAAGCCCCTGGTGCGGTCCATCTCCTCCTGCGCGATGAACTCGGCCTGGCCCCAGGCCACCTCGCCGTCCTCGGCGCCGGAGGGTCCGGCGAGCGCCCGGTCACCGCTGCCGTCGGCGCCGATCGCCCGGAGCTCGCCGGCGACGGTGGCGTAGGCGATCTGGGAGCCGTCCGGCGAAGGGCGCGGATCGAGCACCGAGCCATGGGCCGGCAGCTCCACGGCTCCTCCTGACAGCAGGTCCGCGGTGAACAGGCGTCCGGACAGGGCGAAGGCGGCCATGGTCACCGCGGCGTCGGTGGCGTAGCCGACGACGCCGGCCGAGCCCTCGCGGCTGCGTTCACGTCGGGCCCGCTCCTCCGGGCTCAGCTGTTCCTCCCCGCTGCCGAGCAGAGCCGACGGGTCGGCGACGATGCGCTCGAACGGAGTACTGCCGTCCGGAAGATCCACTACTTGGAGCAGGTTCGCCCGTTCGGCCGCACCGGCGGAGCGGAGGAAGGCGACCCTGCGCCCGTCCGGTGCGACGGTGAACGACCGCGGTGCTCCCAGCGTGAAGCGCAGGGTCCGCGAGTACTGGCGGGGGAAGGAGTTCTCCGGCGTCGTGTCCTGAGTGGTCATGTTCCGACCTTAGAGCCGCAGGCCGGGACGCAGATCGTCCCCCAGGAGGGTCAAACCCGACCCGGCTTTCGCTCGCCCGTTCGGACGCCCGGCGGGGGCGGCACGCCCGCGACGCGTGCGCCCCGGTCGTGCACCGATGCTCCGGCATATGCATGATGACGGAAAGTGACCTATCGGTCACTCTCTGGGTATCAACAAGCTGCGCTGCACAGAAGCTGCACTGCACACCCGCCCCCGACCGGTTCGGCAGTCCCCGCCGTGCCGCTGCTGAGAGGTGAGTCGCGATGGTTCTGCCGATTTCCGCCGCCGTCCTGATGCTGGTCATTGTCATCCTGCTGGTCCGGCGCTCCGGACTGAAGCTCGTGCACGCCGTGGTCTGCGCCCTGCTGGGCTTCTACCTCGCGTCCACGTCCATCGCGCAGCCGATCCACACGCTGAGCACCAATGTCGCCGGGATGATCTCCGGCATCCGACTCTGACGGCCGACCCTGACCGACCCCTGACCGGCCGTCAGCCGGCCTCCGGGGCTCCGTCGGGGCCGCTGT includes:
- the dapC gene encoding succinyldiaminopimelate transaminase codes for the protein MSGLLPEFPWDRLEPYKATASAHPDGIVDLSVGTPVDSVPQLVQDALAAAADSPGYPTVWGTPALRDALVGWGGRRLGAAGLTHRHVLPLVGSKELVAALPTQLGLGPGDRVAYPRLAYPTYEVGARLARADHVVYDDPWELDPAGLKLLWLNSPSNPTGRVLTVDELRRTVAWAREHGVLLVSDECYLELGWEAEPVSVLHPDVCGGSYQGLVAVHSLSKRSNLAGYRAAFLVGDPDVLGELLEIRKHSGFMVPAPVQAATVAALGDTAHVTEQRARYAARREALRGALEANGFRIEHSEASLYLWATRDEPCWDTVQDLAKQGILVAPGEFYSGTPSGTRARADAARGVAQGSGASRPERLEHGEAGARFVRVAFTATDERVRAAVQRLGG
- the fdxA gene encoding ferredoxin yields the protein MTYVIAQPCVDVKDKACIEECPVDCIYEGKRSLYIHPDECVDCGACEPVCPVEAIFYEDDTPDEWKDYYKANVDFFDDLGSPGGASKLGLIEKDHPFIAALPPQNQ
- a CDS encoding GNAT family N-acetyltransferase, producing MFGDVIGVLTSWDGGVLTVLNRAGEAVTIMEEALVAGKAVPPAQVRRTAPAPEDPGPVALQRIAARGWPPVEAEPLGEWVLRASSGFTRRGNSVQTLGDPGMPLDAALDLVQEWYARRGLAAHVEVTTPGSPEGLAELLAERGAAEAETLVRTAPLAVLAGRTAEPSQVRLSRRADAAWMSRYRRVGGDPALERAAAQVIHGGPSVWFATLDVPGHEGPAAIGRCVIDGEWAGFGAIEVVPELRRRGLASELMAVLASRAAEEGARGAYLQVEAENTRAAALYDKLGFTTSYRYHYARLERVVA
- a CDS encoding transglutaminase-like domain-containing protein — translated: MTEDSRERFAAEARGETPDLALLCLLMGFETDLDPADGGIEACLAPARRALDRLGALTATAFRAVDQPSPAETAALLAGALAGSADLRGGPGVYKRLESSLLHEVLRRGRGLPITVSIVWITVARMLDLPVYGVALPGHFVVGIGDPDGEYVLADPFHGGRVLTREEAEEIAQEGGYPLDEALLRPAEPLDIVLRVLGNIRAWAAARPEHARTQLWATELSLLLPRHPAQLRLERAELLVKTGSFLAGAAEMDSYAEILDAFDPESAKRVRQEARAARYRLN
- a CDS encoding alpha/beta fold hydrolase, whose protein sequence is MTTQDTTPENSFPRQYSRTLRFTLGAPRSFTVAPDGRRVAFLRSAGAAERANLLQVVDLPDGSTPFERIVADPSALLGSGEEQLSPEERARRERSREGSAGVVGYATDAAVTMAAFALSGRLFTADLLSGGAVELPAHGSVLDPRPSPDGSQIAYATVAGELRAIGADGSGDRALAGPSGAEDGEVAWGQAEFIAQEEMDRTRGFWWSPDSDRLLVARVDSTPVQRWWIADPANPDRPAGEIAYPKAGSPNAEVTLAVLSLDGGRTEVVWDREAHPYLARVHWSAGGPPLLLVQARDQRSQLTLGVDPETGATTVLLEEQDQAWLELFPGVPAWTPDGRLVRISDQGGARSLVVGDTRLTGPELQVRAVLDLGSEDVLITASAGEAAADPEIGEVHLYAVGTGTGGGAIRVSAESGHHAAVRAESVTVLASAALDRPGTVVRILRDGVPVHTVESRADTPVITARPVLTLAGKSRIPAAVLLPTGYDRERDGLLPVLMNPYGGPHGQMVVAAQNPHLTSQWFADQGFAVVVADGRGTPGRSPAWEKAVAFDFAGATLDDQVEALQALAVEHPLDLTRVGIRGWSYGGYLAALAVLRRPDVFHAAVAGAPVTEWELYDTHYTERYLGHPAERPEVYAANSLTADAPRLTRPLQLIHGLADDNVVVAHTLRLSSALLAAGRPHELLPLSGVTHMTPQEEVAENLLLLQVAFLKRSLAR